Below is a genomic region from Granulicella sibirica.
ACATCGAGATCGTACGGCTCACGCTATCAGAGGCTATGAAGCTCGTCGCTGGGAACAAGATTCACGACGGAAAGACCCTTATCGGACTATCGCTCTTCGCCGCTTCACGGAGACTCGCTCACCCGTAGCTTTGGATCGAAGCGCATGACGACTCAACAAGGAGCGGCAAAGCGGCGGAATCGTTTTTTCCGATGCTGTCCCCAAGCAAACACAGGTGATGGCCCACCGGAACCCATCGGCATGTGGATCTTTCACCACATCGAACGTTTTTCTTTTCGCTATTTGTTAGACGAATTTCGCCGAATACGTTATGTCGTGCAGAAGACAGAAGAAGCTCACGCGGGAACCCTAATCTTCATCCATTAGGACTGGCAGCTAAGTTTTATGACTGCTGATCCTACTCCGTGCGCCCAAGGGACACGGAGAGGGCCCCCAGGGAGAACGAATATGTCGATGTACAAAGGTGAAGTCAAGTGGTTCAACAACGCAAAGGGATACGGATTCCTCGGCCGAGAGGGTGGCGCCGATGTTTTCGTGCACTACAGCTCCATCCAGCTGGACGGCTACAAAAGCCTGAAAGAGGGTGACAAGGTCGCCTTCGACATCATCCAGGGAACAAAAGGTCCCCAGGCGGACCAGGTAGTCCGGATCAGCGATGCCGTCTAGGTCGCGACCCTCCTTTCGCTGATTTTGTGATGTGTGGTTTCCCTTGACTCCAGTGCGAACAAACCAAATCCCCATGCATACTGATTGAAGGCCGAGAACCTGCGGCCTTCAATCGCTATGGATAACATCACGCTCGCCCGCCTCCTCGACGAAACCGCCGCCCTCCTCGAAATCGATGGTGCCGATCCCTTCCGTATCCGCTCCTACCGAAGAGCGGCTGAAGCCGTCGAACAGCAAACCACCCAGCTAGCGACCCTCGCCACCCCTGAAGCTGACCCAAAACTCCTTCTTGCTATCCCTGGCATTGGCAAAGGGATGGCCGCGAACATCCGTGACCTCGTCGCCACTGGATCCATGCCGCTCCGCACGGAACTCCTCCAGAAGTATCGTCCAACCATGCTCGAGCTTCTCCGCCTGCCCGGCATGGGGCCAAAGTCGGTCGCCCTCATCTGGTCCGCCCTGCAGGTCGCCGACATCGATGCGTTGGAGACCGCTGCAAAGGCCGGCCACCTGAATAAACTCCCGCGCATGGGCGAGAAGTTCACCGCCAAGCTTCTCAAAGGCATCGAGGACCACCGCAAGAACTCCTCCCGATTCCGCATCGACCACGCCCGCGACTTCGCCGAGCGCATTGCCACTCTCATTCTTGCCTTCCCGGGGATCGAAACCGTCACGCCCGCTGGCAGCCTTCGCCGTGGCCGCGAGACGGTCGGCGACCTGGACCTCCTCGCAACCGGCCCGGCCTGCGAGCCGGACGTCGTCGCCGCCGCCGTCGAGTACGTCGCCACCCTTCCCCTCATCGATAAGCTCCACGCCCGGGGCCAGAACAAAGTCACCTTCACCCTCCGCAACAACCTCCAGGTCGACGTCCGCCTCCTACCCCGCGCCAGCTATGGAGCTGCCCTCCAGTACTTCAGCGGATCCAAGATGCACAATGTCGCTCTTCGCCAGCGCGCTATCAAACGGGGCCTGACGCTCAGTGAGTACGCCCTCCTCCGCCTGGAAGACAACGTCATCGTAGCCGCCGCCAGCGAAGCTGACATCTATAACGCCCTCGACCTCGACTACATCGCCCCCGAACTTCGCGAAAACTCAGGCGAACTCGAAGCCGCCGCCACCCACACCCTCCCGAATCTCATCACCCTCGCCGACATCCGCGGCGACGTCCACATGCACACCACCGAGACCGACGGCACCCGGACCATCCGCGAGATGGCCGAAGCTGCCATCGCCCGTGGCCTCCGCTACATCGCCATCACTGACCACTCCAAGAACCTCGCCATG
It encodes:
- a CDS encoding cold shock domain-containing protein, whose protein sequence is MSMYKGEVKWFNNAKGYGFLGREGGADVFVHYSSIQLDGYKSLKEGDKVAFDIIQGTKGPQADQVVRISDAV
- a CDS encoding PHP domain-containing protein encodes the protein MDNITLARLLDETAALLEIDGADPFRIRSYRRAAEAVEQQTTQLATLATPEADPKLLLAIPGIGKGMAANIRDLVATGSMPLRTELLQKYRPTMLELLRLPGMGPKSVALIWSALQVADIDALETAAKAGHLNKLPRMGEKFTAKLLKGIEDHRKNSSRFRIDHARDFAERIATLILAFPGIETVTPAGSLRRGRETVGDLDLLATGPACEPDVVAAAVEYVATLPLIDKLHARGQNKVTFTLRNNLQVDVRLLPRASYGAALQYFSGSKMHNVALRQRAIKRGLTLSEYALLRLEDNVIVAAASEADIYNALDLDYIAPELRENSGELEAAATHTLPNLITLADIRGDVHMHTTETDGTRTIREMAEAAIARGLRYIAITDHSKNLAMTNGMDDARALAHAKRVREVNDQLAEEFAAGKGPQWAAWESYEKSQGAPSSPTGSPSVRVGTYEADPGGPSPSNQTTHDPRIALPPHYSQLPYHRPMEPFRIFTGIEVDILAEGQLDLEDETLAQLDIVIASVHSRFDQPEAQITERILRAIENPWTRVLGHPTGRKVLKRDPYAVNVDTILRRAAELSVAVEHNAAPARADLMDTHLKLAKELGCKISVNTDAHAIEELDYMQYGITQLRRAWLTAGDILNTLATPDDFLAALRPKP